The sequence below is a genomic window from Pygocentrus nattereri isolate fPygNat1 chromosome 16, fPygNat1.pri, whole genome shotgun sequence.
ATCCTGTCTTAGACGAGGGTTAAGCACTTTCACGTGCTGCCACAATTTACAATCTCTTCAAAAGTTTCCCACAAGTTGGTTTGCATTACTAAATAACTTggcaataaaaatatttatctgTTACATTTCAATCTTCATATCTCTCTCTGACCATCTAGCTTGGCTTATAGAATCACTATCAAAAAAACTATCAActacaaaaaaatgaagtatTCAGACCATAGATATTTActaggattatgttatgatctattcaTACCCAGTACAGTAATTGTGATAGTGATATGTtaaatacatacactatatggccaaagtaTGTGGACTACTATTAACtgttgaattcaggtgtttcagtcacacTCATTGGCAACAAGTGGACaaaatagatagatagtttGTCGATAGACAAACACGGGCAGCAGGTGGGTCTCACTGAAGAGCTCAGCGGCTTCAAATGTGGCATGTCATAGGAGGTCACCTCTGCTACAAGTCAGTTTATGAAATTTTTGCTGGACTGTCAAGTGtgagtgctgttattgtgaaatggaagtgtcttagagcaacaacagctcagccatgaagtggtacaTGACACAGAGAGCAGGGTCACcgagtgctgaagtgcataaAAATGGCTTAttatttaagtgtatttaccaTACAACACCTGCAAtcaagcatatatatatatatatatatatatatatatatatatatatatatatatatatatatatatatatatatatatatatatatatatataaataaaggtcACTTGCTGCCCTACTCTGCCGATCAGTCTGAGTCTCTTATGTTCATAGCGTCTCAGGGCCTCTGGCGGAGTTTTCCTCCgtttccatttttgtttgttctcaGATCGGCCTTTGGCTCCCTCTCGACTGCTTCTCTCTACTGAAACTCCAGAGTTATCTTCATCTTCTCTGCTCATCACCTCTgacaataatgacaataaagccttatctatctatctatctatctatctatctatctatctatctatctatctatctatctatctatcatctcTGCTCTTCAGTCAGCTTTTCTTGTGTTCCTCCCCTGCTCTTATTCCAGTTTTCATTCATGATTAGATCTTTGTTCATTACATCCATTTCAGCTATGAGACAAGAAAGCAATTCATTCTCAGTAATCTTATAACTAACTGCATGCTTTCTGGTACCAATTACCagattggggcagtcgtgggctggaggtcgctggtttgatcccgaaagacagtccatgactgaggtgtccctgagcaagacacctaacccccaactgcttcccaggcactgtggatagggctgcccaccgctccgggcaagtgtgttcactgccccgtagtgtgtgtatgtgtgtgctcactagagtgtatgtggtgtttcacttcacgggtgggttaaatgcggaggtgaatttGTGATGTCTTCAGGGGCTCCTGTTCATCACTTACTCTGAGCTTTAGTGTGACATTCAGGCTCATATCCCAATCATATCTTTTTCTGTAATATAAGACACATTATCTGTTAAAACTAGAATACTTtgagataaatataaaaatctaGGAGTTATGATCCTTTCAATTAGGTATACAGGTATGCCGTATCAGATGCACcgtctttttaaataataatgtttgGCCTAGATAGATCACGTTCTTTATATAAGTGTAacagcagcactgagaaatcacatGATTAACAGATAAGAACGGATTAATTAGCAGAAATAGACGCTTTCTGCTCAAATATCATGTAGGCTAACTAACATGAAGTACTTTATTTGGTAACATGCAACACATAAGGTGCTACATTAAAAATGGTAAGTTAAGTAACACGCTACtctttgttttttgcagatATGTTTCTGCATGTCTTGGTTTTTGGATTCAAGATTATTGTGGGGAATCAACTCTTCAAATCTTGGAATATCAATTTCTAACGGGAAATCTGTATCAGAGTCGACTCCACAATTTCTGGACTTGAACAGCCCCAGCATTTACTGTAATCAATAACTCGTGTTTGCAGCAACACCAAATATCACAGCAAATTCTGCAGCAACAAGCAGCAGCATCACCTGCAGTGTCTGTTGGTGGTTATCAGAGAGCTTCCTGTTTTTGTCTTGAGGGTGACGTGATCTTATCTAACTGTAGCAGAGCAGTCTGTATCAGTCTTCAAGCTGATCTTGGCACTAAAGGACTAGTTTAGattcagtgtttagttttgTGCTGTATCCTTTAGAAATGGCTCTGGGGAGATTGGGTAAATTTTTAAAAGACCACCCGTGGAGTAGTTACACGGTTGTCTACCTTGTTCTCATTGCTGTAGAAAAACTTGTAGAGAACGACTTTGTGTGCCCCTGTAGACGTGGATACACATGGGCATTTTTCTCTTTATACTTGTTGATGCCCCTTCTTATTTGTCTGAACATTGGTGTTTACCTGTGGATCTCCAGACGCTGGTCTGATTCAGAAGTTCCAGAACAACTGAAATGTTGCCCAGGCTGGTGTAAATGCTTTATGAAGTTTCTGACCTGTGcttttccatcttttttttgGCTGGCCTTGTTTTTTGGTGATGGCAGATTTGTAGCCTGTTTGATCACTCAACTAAAAGAACATCATCTTGACAGCAATGTGCAGCCTCCGTGGGAATGGTGTGACAGAAACCGAACACTGACTGAAGAGCAGAATCATGTACAGAAATCATTTTACAAATCCAAGGTAAGCTTCTTATGATACTTCACATACTTCCacagaattttcaaaatttcagggtgcttttgtgtgaaatgctctcATTTattcacattggtggtgatgggaactggacatctgaagagttcagTACCTCTAAAAGAACATGACTAAACAAAATGGGTACAGATATGTTCCCTGAGACATCCTAAACCTACATAATGTACATGTGTACGTTGTAAATGGCCTGTaagctacatttttaaaagcctcTCTTGATTGAGAGAAAGGCAATGAGGTCTATTAAGGTTCATTCTGTCTGTAAAacagggagaaacagagagtgtGAAGCTCCATGAGAAACACAAATTCTTGACAGAAGGAAACTAACTAAAGAACACAAAGCGAGAACTAGCAAAGTACAAGTTGCAACATACCTGAACTATACACAGCAATACATGAATAATGCGCAGCAAGCACACAAAGAAACGAGGGTATAagtactgaaaacaaaaaaaaagttttttaatttactacatttcatcatcaacattacataaaaaactAAGAAgaagcagctatacagtaagtggagctgataagatggacagtgagtgcagaaacaaggaggtggttttaatgaagtggctgctCAGTATGTATAATCAGTACTGACAATACTGTGCTGTCTTTTTTCCAGATTACAGTTATCAGTGGCATCTCTGCCATCCTGCTTCTAGCACTGATTTGTCAGTGCTGTGACAGACGCTGTGCCAGAAGCTGTGGCAGAAGCTGTGATGGATGCTACGCCAAAGGCAGCAGTGAATGCTGTGATGAAAGTGACAATAAATGCTGTGCCAGAAGCTGTTGTAGAAGCTGTTGCAGAAGCTGTTGCAGAGTTTACGTCAGATGCTGTAGCAGAGATTGTGGTGGCTGCTGTTGTGGATGGTGTGAAGAATATCTAGCCAGCAGGTATGTTCCTCTCAATGGTATCTGTTACCAGTCCTGATAGCTATAGGAGCAATCCAGAAGTTCAAGAAGTTCAGTaaattattaatacattaatgaaaaagtaaacaactAGCAGTTTTTATgcatgttatgaaggaaatgaccataaaattCTATTACGATGGTTCTCTTACAATACAGCGGCTTTTTAacagaaatatttacattaatgtgtctctttggttacttgtgcagccatcttgccgatGATTTGCATAGCATTCTGGGAACTTTCTCATAACCATCCGTTTGTAGTGCgtctctgaaaaatctccatttgaaGGGCCaaatagccccaacacttcaccctacccctccttCTTAACAGCActcgggacaaccctacccctagaccTGAACGCGCAAAACGGGCTAAGTGttggggcaaggggtgaaatgggactgggtcTTAGACTCACATTCATTTTCACCCACCCAAGCCCTattatgtacactgctcaaaaaaataaagggaacactcaaataacacatcctagatctgaatgaatgaaatattctcattgaatactttgttctgtacaaagttgaatgtgctgacaacaaaatcacacaaaaatcatcaatggaaattaaatttattaaccaatggaggcctggatttggagtcacacacaaaattaaagtggaaaaacacacgacaggctgatccaactttgatgtaatgtccttaaaacaagtcaaaatgaggctcagtgttgtgtgtgtgtggcctccacgtgcctgtatgacctccctacaacgcctgggcagctcctgatgaggtggcggatggtctcctgagggatctgaCTCTGCCAATcatggtgttctctggcaaacgccaagcgtcctgcacggtgttgggctgtgagcacaagccccatctgtggacgtcgggccctcataccatcctcatggagtcggtttctaaccgtttgtgcagacacatgcacatttgtggcctgctggaggtcattttgcagggctctggcagtgctcctcctgttcctccttgcacaaaggcggaggtggcggtcctgctgctgggttgttgccctcctatggcctcctccacgtctcctggtgtactggcctgtctcctggtagcatctccagcctctggacactacgctgacagacacaccAAACCTTCTtaccacagctcgcattgatgtgccatcctggatgagctgcactacctgagccacttgtgtgggttgtagagtccgtctcctgctaccacgagtgtgaaagcaccaccaacattcaaaagtgaccaaaacatcagccagaaagcagaaaggtactgagaagtggtctgtggtccccacctgcagaaccactcctttactgagtgtgtcttgctaatcgccaataatttccacctgttgtctgttccatttgcacaacagctgtgaaattgattgtcagtcagtgttgcttcctaagtggacagtttgacttcacagaagtttgatttacttggagttatattgtgttgtttaagtgttcccttcatttttttgagcagtgtattttttcCTAACAGCCACCAAACTGCATGAATGGGTTGCATTCACTTAGGGCATGTCCCCAAGGTTTAGTCCACAAGAATAGTGTCCCACACTCCTCTCTGTGTAGTTTTTCCATCCCTCGTTCCTTTCATAGATTAACATTAATTTTTGCCACCAGACAAGCCATATTAGTTCAGCTACTAAACTCCATGCACTCACTTAGTACATGGCGTTTCAATCTTTAATCTATAGCTGTACTGACTGGCACTCCTATGAGtattgttttttcatttcttgaTCCACTCACAGgcatccattcattttccacAACAGGTAGCAACACCCTAATTCCCACTCAATAAACACACTGTGCACCATGGCAACCGCCtcgtaaccacctgggataccatagtaacctcctagcaataccttagcaacaacctgtgataccacagcaaccacctaccaataccttagcaaccttctgggacaccatagcaaccagctagcaataccttagaaaccacctgtGATATcttggcaaccacctagcaacatctaagcaaccacctgggatataaTAACAACTGGCAAGCAACACCCTAGCTACCgccttggataccatagcaactgatTGTGATTACgctaatatttaataaataaaaaaagtactCATGAAATGTTTTAAGAAATAGCTGTAGCTTTTCAAATCTACACAAAATCTTTCTAATTAGCAGCTGTGCTAACCAGAAAGTTGTTGACTTGTTTTCCTTTAGCACTGTGGCTAACTGGCTAGGTCTGTGAAGGGaatttattatttgattattattatttgattattaatattattattattattattattaatcattgAGAGTGTAAATACATACaagaataattacattttaatgatcatttggcacattatttcataaacacattaaaaacaactGTGTAGTTCTAGTTGTAAAGCCTCTAAATCtttatgtacaaaaaatgtcaatactAATATACCAAACAGCCAAGTAAAATTTAGCAACCCAAGCGATCACTACCACTTCAGGATTTTTAGTTTGAGCCAAAATATTGCAAATATGAGTGAGATATTTaaatgcaaacacacaaactgAATGGCATTTTACATAATTACACTTTCATTTTGCTACTAATAATCTTCTATAATTCTGATTGTGCTCATGAAATGAAACCAGATGATGAACAGTCATGAACATCACTGCTAACCGACTTGTTATAACTGGTTTTCACTCCATTCTCTCTGTAACTGGATGTATTTTGCACTTGTTAGAGCAGACTGAGCAGGTCAGCAGCTAGCTAAGGGGTTAACAGGCCAACACTACAATAAAagatataacaaaaaaaataaaagcttcaaattaaagggaaattcaacctattttttaaaatgcatgtatTATTAAATAATCTAGAAACTGAGGAACACAAAAAGACTTAATGTGACataaaatgataacaataaGGACACTTTGACTCCACTATAGACAGTAATCTACAAAACTTTGCATATTTCAGCcatggtaaaaaataaaataagttttttttttttgtttttttttttttagaatttagCATTAATTAAGAAATTACAGAAAATGTTGTTCATATAACTTACAAAAAAGgttcactcactcaccacaTGAGCAATATAGAAACACCtattaaaatactgaaaaatatatacgtatgtattttatatataaatatattttatgaagtttccttattttttttatttattttgtgtctcCCCAGAATGGAAACATTAAGCCCTTCAATTCACACAGTGTACTGTGTAGCAAAGCGCACTGTGGAGCGTGCAAGCATATATTCCGTCTCTGATGGTATTACAGTTTATCTGATTACTCTTAAAGGGAATCAGATCCCTAAACTACAGGAGGGAGAAACTTACATTATAGAAAACGCCACAGTGAAGGACGACCATCCAGTCCCTGTAATGATCCTGGGAAATGAAACAGAAGTGTTCCGGACGGCTCCACTGCAGCTGGATGAGAAATTAATTCGTAAAGCGCAAGAGAGCATCAATCCTTCTTCAGAGAGAGCAGCTCTGAATGATCCAGGACTGTACCTGAAAAAGGGCTACATAACCCTGACAGGAGAAGTTGTTTCAGTAAGTGTTATGATCTTACCTGGTTCATCAGTTTGCTCATGTTCCTCAAGGTCGGTTCAGTCTTGGTTTACTGCcataaaaagagggaaaaatggGAAGTCAAAGTGATCTAGATACAGAGATCTAAATGGGAGTTCTGTCTCATTCTTAGACATACCAGACACCTTAAAAGGTCTTAATTTGTGTGAACTTACATTTTTCTAATTTAAAGACTTAAGGACAGGCATAAAAGGCTCTCAGATCAAAATTACATTCTTGGGACAGAAAATACATCACTGCACTGCGGCAATGCACATCCACttaaagaaaatacattacatttatttacattcatttacttAATACTTAGTTAATTTGCAGTCTTTTTATTGCTTACTTTTACTTATACAGATGCTTCCTAATTAATGTGAGAATTAAATTAATGAGGTGATTTTATGGACATGCACAATGTAGTGTTCAATAATacaaccacatttccaaaaaggtttggacactgtgcagaatgtaaataaaaatagaatgcaaaacagaatcatgtctgtttttaatgcagcgctgcctgagggcccaaagatcacggccagcagatactggtgttcagcctcgtccctcacagacagagatttctccagattctctgagtctttaatgatattctgcaccgtagacgatgaaaagcagaagctcttt
It includes:
- the LOC108416169 gene encoding uncharacterized protein LOC108416169 isoform X1, encoding MALGRLGKFLKDHPWSSYTVVYLVLIAVEKLVENDFVCPCRRGYTWAFFSLYLLMPLLICLNIGVYLWISRRWSDSEVPEQLKCCPGWCKCFMKFLTCAFPSFFWLALFFGDGRFVACLITQLKEHHLDSNVQPPWEWCDRNRTLTEEQNHVQKSFYKSKITVISGISAILLLALICQCCDRRCARSCGRSCDGCYAKGSSECCDESDNKCCARSCCRSCCRSCCRVYVRCCSRDCGGCCCGWCEEYLASRMETLSPSIHTVYCVAKRTVERASIYSVSDGITVYLITLKGNQIPKLQEGETYIIENATVKDDHPVPVMILGNETEVFRTAPLQLDEKLIRKAQESINPSSERAALNDPGLYLKKGYITLTGEVVSVSAPQPIKGDTSVRYIEIEEAGVRVTVSLQKEATTEPLIKDQEIKITHVKVSETKLSGKKLMSSDYTDISRTERSLINIVGLATKDSNKVLLTEDRQKLNVHSSVWHEDPDQLLQTLPVELEITKRGQEVMQVKKPDSEKFPDFASPPLHTAVGFTSQYKGSPGRRPRSPKEQDRRDHRFPDFASPPLHTAVGFTSQYKGSPGRRPRSPKEQDRRDHRMETLCSSVPRVHCVVKRTVQRASKFVISGDSKSHGERRCGSVFRL
- the LOC108416169 gene encoding uncharacterized protein LOC108416169 isoform X2, whose protein sequence is MALGRLGKFLKDHPWSSYTVVYLVLIAVEKLVENDFVCPCRRGYTWAFFSLYLLMPLLICLNIGVYLWISRRWSDSEVPEQLKCCPGWCKCFMKFLTCAFPSFFWLALFFGDGRFVACLITQLKEHHLDSNVQPPWEWCDRNRTLTEEQNHVQKSFYKSKITVISGISAILLLALICQCCDRRCARSCGRSCDGCYAKGSSECCDESDNKCCARSCCRSCCRSCCRVYVRCCSRDCGGCCCGWCEEYLASRMETLSPSIHTVYCVAKRTVERASIYSVSDGITVYLITLKGNQIPKLQEGETYIIENATVKDDHPVPVMILGNETEVFRTAPLQLDEKLIRKAQESINPSSERAALNDPGLYLKKGYITLTGEVVSVSAPQPIKGDTSVRYIEIEEAGVRVTVSLQKEATTEPLIKDQEIKITHVKVSETKLSGKKLMSSDYTDISRTERSLINIVGLATKDSNKVLLTEDRQKLNVHSSVWHEDPDQLLQTLPVELEITKRGQEVMQVKKPDSEKMETLCSSVPRVHCVVKRTVQRASKFVISGDSKSHGERRCGSVFRL